In the Pseudolabrys taiwanensis genome, one interval contains:
- a CDS encoding response regulator, which yields MIAPANLPDDAPHLLVVDDDRRIRDLLSRFLNSEGYRVSTADTAADARGKLKSLSFDLIVLDVMMPGENGFDFAQSLRGTSQVPILMLTARDAAESRIKGLEMGADDYLSKPFEPRELSLRIASILKRTQPAVPPPPAEQVSFGPFIYHLGRGELRKGDEVIRLTDREREMLRILAATPGETVSRMALAGNGGSVSERAVDVQVNRLRRKIERNPADPLFVQTVRGIGYRLVIAT from the coding sequence ATGATCGCGCCGGCCAATCTGCCCGACGACGCGCCGCATCTTCTGGTGGTCGACGACGACCGCCGTATTCGCGATCTGTTGTCGCGCTTCCTCAACAGCGAAGGCTATCGCGTCAGCACGGCCGACACCGCGGCCGATGCGCGCGGCAAGCTCAAGAGCCTGAGCTTCGATCTCATCGTGCTCGATGTGATGATGCCGGGCGAAAACGGCTTCGACTTTGCCCAATCACTGCGCGGCACGTCCCAAGTGCCGATCTTGATGCTGACCGCGCGGGACGCCGCCGAGAGCCGCATCAAGGGCCTCGAGATGGGCGCCGACGATTATCTCTCGAAGCCGTTCGAGCCGCGCGAACTGTCGTTGCGTATCGCCAGTATCTTGAAACGCACGCAGCCGGCCGTGCCGCCGCCGCCGGCCGAGCAGGTATCTTTCGGGCCTTTCATCTATCACCTCGGGCGCGGCGAACTGCGCAAGGGCGACGAGGTCATCCGCCTCACCGATCGTGAGCGCGAGATGTTGCGCATCCTCGCCGCGACGCCGGGTGAGACGGTGTCGCGCATGGCGCTCGCGGGAAATGGCGGCTCGGTGAGCGAGCGCGCCGTCGACGTGCAGGTCAATCGTCTGCGCCGTAAAATCGAACGCAATCCGGCCGATCCGTTGTTCGTGCAGACGGTGCGCGGGATCGGCTACCGGCTGGTGATCGCCACATGA
- a CDS encoding ATP-binding protein gives MTSLDIGNTLRTARDRVVDAWLWYDNIPPIRRIHAQLAQVPDGWRRMSRWLNGVMPKGLYARALLIIIAPMVILQSVIAFVFMERHWNLVTQRLSADVVHDIAALVDVYRVYPQDADRTQLRKIAQDRLGLVVDFLPSGDLPPPGPKPFFSLLDQTLSQEMRKQIARPFWIDTVGKSALVEIRVQLDNTVMRIFARRSAAYASNSEIFLMWMVGTSTVLLTVAIIFLRNQIRPILRLADAAESFGKGRDVPNFRPRGAREVRRAAQAFIEMKTRVERMMEQRTAMLAGVSHDLRTILTRFKLELALIDSPETEPMKRDVDEMARMLEAYLAFARGDLGESAAPTDMAEFLEELKLDAERHGHRTTVVFHGTPIVTVRPAAFKRCLGNLVSNAARYARSISITGHRDHRYLTVTVDDDGPGIPVDQREEVFKPFLRLDDARNQDEGGTGLGLAIARDIARSHGGDISLGDSPLGGLRATVRVPV, from the coding sequence ATGACCAGTCTCGACATCGGCAATACCTTGCGCACGGCGCGCGACCGGGTTGTCGATGCGTGGCTTTGGTACGACAACATTCCGCCGATCCGGCGCATCCACGCCCAGCTCGCGCAAGTTCCGGACGGTTGGCGCCGCATGAGCCGATGGCTCAACGGCGTCATGCCGAAGGGCCTCTATGCGCGCGCGCTGCTGATCATCATCGCGCCGATGGTGATCCTGCAGTCCGTGATCGCTTTCGTGTTCATGGAGCGGCACTGGAACCTGGTGACGCAACGGCTCTCCGCTGACGTGGTGCACGATATCGCGGCGCTGGTCGACGTGTACCGTGTCTATCCGCAGGACGCCGATCGCACGCAGCTGCGCAAGATCGCGCAGGACCGGCTTGGCCTGGTGGTCGATTTCCTGCCGTCGGGCGATCTGCCGCCGCCGGGGCCGAAGCCGTTCTTCTCGCTGCTCGATCAGACCTTGTCGCAAGAAATGCGCAAGCAGATCGCCCGCCCGTTCTGGATCGATACCGTCGGCAAATCGGCGCTGGTCGAGATCCGCGTGCAGCTCGACAACACCGTCATGCGCATCTTCGCGCGGCGGAGTGCCGCCTATGCGTCGAACTCCGAAATCTTTCTGATGTGGATGGTGGGCACCTCGACGGTGCTGCTCACGGTCGCCATCATCTTCCTGCGCAATCAGATACGGCCGATCCTGCGGCTTGCCGACGCCGCCGAAAGTTTCGGCAAAGGCCGCGACGTGCCGAATTTCCGCCCGCGCGGCGCGCGCGAGGTGCGGCGCGCGGCACAGGCTTTCATCGAGATGAAGACGCGTGTCGAGCGCATGATGGAGCAACGTACGGCGATGCTCGCCGGCGTGTCCCATGACCTGCGCACCATCCTGACCCGCTTCAAGCTCGAACTGGCGCTGATCGACAGTCCCGAGACCGAGCCGATGAAGCGCGACGTCGACGAAATGGCGCGCATGCTGGAGGCGTATCTCGCCTTCGCGCGCGGCGATCTCGGCGAGAGCGCGGCGCCGACCGACATGGCGGAGTTCTTGGAAGAGCTGAAGCTCGACGCCGAGCGCCACGGCCACCGGACCACCGTGGTGTTTCACGGCACGCCGATCGTCACCGTGCGGCCGGCCGCGTTCAAGCGTTGTCTCGGCAATCTCGTGTCGAACGCCGCGCGTTACGCGCGGTCGATTTCCATCACCGGCCATCGCGATCACCGCTATCTGACGGTGACGGTGGACGACGACGGGCCGGGCATCCCGGTGGATCAGCGCGAGGAAGTGTTCAAGCCGTTCCTGCGGCTGGACGATGCGCGCAATCAGGATGAGGGCGGCACCGGGCTCGGCTTGGCGATCGCGCGCGATATCGCACGCTCGCACGGCGGCGATATCTCGCTCGGCGACAGTCCGTTGGGCGGACTGCGCGCGACGGTCAGGGTGCCTGTGTAG
- a CDS encoding TetR/AcrR family transcriptional regulator, producing MARRPSRKAPASPPPPRGTSDRDKAMDALMALLAERPLEEIGLAEVAGRAGLKLSQLRAAFGSVLAIYAGHIKDIDNKVLSGSEDDMSEEPPRERLFDVLMRRLEVLAPYKEAMRSVMYSARRHPSLALALNAMAVRSQRWMLEAAGISAAGPRGALRAQGGALMFARVLSVWVDDESEGHDRTMAALDRGLAAAERWDGFIGDLCAIPCALRGPRRRRRYRYEDEEPEVDAA from the coding sequence ATGGCCCGCCGACCGTCCAGAAAAGCGCCTGCATCGCCACCGCCGCCGCGCGGCACCTCCGACCGCGACAAGGCCATGGATGCCTTGATGGCGCTGCTCGCCGAGCGTCCTCTGGAGGAGATCGGACTGGCGGAGGTCGCCGGCCGCGCCGGCCTGAAGCTCTCGCAGCTGCGCGCCGCGTTCGGCTCGGTGCTGGCGATCTACGCCGGCCACATCAAGGATATCGACAACAAGGTCCTGTCCGGCAGCGAAGACGACATGAGCGAAGAACCGCCGCGCGAGCGGCTGTTCGACGTGCTGATGCGCCGCCTCGAGGTCCTCGCGCCCTACAAGGAAGCCATGCGCTCGGTGATGTATTCGGCGCGACGCCATCCCTCTCTCGCGCTCGCTCTCAACGCCATGGCCGTGCGCTCGCAAAGATGGATGCTGGAAGCCGCCGGCATCAGCGCGGCCGGCCCGCGCGGCGCCCTGCGCGCGCAAGGCGGGGCATTGATGTTCGCGCGCGTGCTGAGCGTGTGGGTCGACGATGAATCGGAAGGCCACGACCGCACCATGGCCGCGCTCGATCGCGGGCTCGCGGCGGCCGAACGCTGGGACGGCTTCATCGGCGATCTCTGCGCCATCCCGTGCGCGCTGCGCGGCCCACGGCGCCGCCGGCGTTATCGCTACGAGGACGAAGAGCCCGAAGTCGACGCGGCGTAA
- the proC gene encoding pyrroline-5-carboxylate reductase: protein MARKPNTKPLAKFKGPLLLVGAGKMGQAMLDGWLARGLAPKKTAIIEPQPGKAIKALGKRGVTVNPKTGPKAKAAAAGAIVIAVKPQIAPDAVPPLGLHVGKGTLIVSIMAGRTLAFLEDKLPKGTAIVRAMPNTPAAIGRGITVAVANKNVSRAQRKLASDLLAAIGTVEWVDDERLMDAVTAVSGSGPAYVFLLAEAMAQAGVAAGLPATLAAKLARETVAGSGELLHRSPLDAATLRQNVTSPGGTTAAALEVLMGPGGFDALLTKAIAAATRRGRELAG, encoded by the coding sequence ATGGCTCGCAAACCCAACACCAAACCGCTCGCCAAATTCAAAGGTCCGCTGCTGCTTGTCGGCGCCGGCAAGATGGGCCAGGCCATGCTCGACGGCTGGCTGGCGCGCGGCCTCGCGCCGAAGAAGACGGCGATCATCGAGCCGCAGCCGGGCAAGGCCATCAAGGCGCTCGGCAAGCGCGGCGTGACCGTTAATCCGAAAACCGGTCCCAAGGCGAAGGCCGCCGCGGCCGGTGCCATCGTCATCGCGGTGAAGCCGCAGATCGCGCCGGACGCCGTGCCGCCGCTCGGCCTTCACGTCGGCAAAGGCACGCTCATCGTCTCGATCATGGCCGGCCGCACCTTGGCCTTCCTCGAGGACAAGCTGCCGAAGGGCACCGCCATCGTCCGCGCCATGCCGAACACGCCGGCCGCGATCGGCCGCGGCATCACCGTGGCGGTCGCCAACAAGAATGTGTCGCGCGCGCAGCGCAAGCTCGCCTCGGATCTCCTCGCCGCCATCGGCACCGTGGAATGGGTCGACGACGAGCGCTTGATGGATGCCGTCACCGCCGTGTCGGGCTCCGGACCCGCTTATGTCTTCCTGCTTGCCGAAGCGATGGCGCAGGCGGGCGTCGCCGCCGGCCTGCCGGCCACGCTCGCGGCGAAGCTCGCGCGCGAAACCGTGGCCGGGTCGGGCGAATTGCTGCACCGCTCGCCGCTCGATGCGGCCACGCTGCGACAGAATGTGACCTCGCCGGGCGGCACGACGGCCGCCGCGCTCGAAGTCCTCATGGGACCGGGCGGCTTCGACGCCTTGCTGACGAAAGCCATCGCCGCTGCAACCCGGCGTGGGCGCGAATTGGCCGGCTGA
- a CDS encoding YbjN domain-containing protein yields MSLTSYTDDSPINPLDVVERLASGNDWSFERLGDDEITILVTGKWTDYQLSYTWMCDIEALHLACAFDLKVPERRRAEVQALISMINERLWVGHYDLWIKEGIVMFRHALVLAGGVEASGRQCESLLGTAVDTCERYFSAFQFVVWAGKSAKEALDAAMFETSGEA; encoded by the coding sequence ATGTCCCTCACGAGCTACACGGACGATTCCCCGATCAACCCGCTCGACGTGGTCGAGCGCTTGGCGAGCGGCAATGATTGGTCGTTCGAACGGTTGGGTGACGACGAGATCACCATTCTCGTTACCGGCAAGTGGACAGATTATCAGCTGTCCTACACCTGGATGTGCGACATCGAGGCGCTGCACCTCGCCTGCGCTTTCGACCTCAAGGTACCGGAGCGCCGCCGCGCCGAAGTGCAGGCGTTGATCTCGATGATCAACGAGCGGCTGTGGGTCGGGCACTACGATCTTTGGATCAAGGAAGGCATCGTGATGTTCCGGCACGCGTTGGTGCTCGCCGGCGGCGTGGAGGCCTCGGGCCGTCAGTGCGAATCCCTGCTCGGCACGGCGGTCGATACCTGCGAGCGCTATTTCAGCGCCTTCCAGTTCGTGGTGTGGGCCGGCAAGAGCGCGAAGGAAGCGCTCGACGCCGCGATGTTCGAGACCTCCGGCGAGGCGTAG
- a CDS encoding ribose-phosphate pyrophosphokinase, giving the protein MTGKNGAIKLVAGNSNPALAQGIAAHLGQQLTKAVVRRFADMEIFVEIQENVRGADVFVIQSTSFPANDHLMELLIIMDALRRASARRITAVIPYFGYARQDRKPGPRAPISAKLVANLITRAGADRVMTLDLHAGQIQGFFDIPTDNLYASPLMVRDIKERELENVMVVSPDVGGVARARGLAKRINAPLAIVDKRRERPGESEVMNVIGEVAGHTCVLVDDIVDSGGTLVNAADALLKQGAKAVYAYISHGVLSGGAVERIGKSRLKELVITDSIQPTSAVLATPNIRILSIASLIGEAIERTASEESVSSLFD; this is encoded by the coding sequence ATGACGGGCAAGAACGGGGCGATCAAGCTCGTCGCCGGCAACTCGAATCCTGCGCTCGCACAAGGGATCGCGGCGCATCTCGGTCAGCAACTGACCAAAGCAGTGGTCCGGCGTTTCGCCGACATGGAAATCTTCGTCGAGATCCAGGAGAACGTCCGCGGCGCCGACGTCTTCGTGATCCAGTCGACGTCGTTTCCCGCCAACGACCACCTGATGGAATTGCTGATCATCATGGACGCGCTGCGCCGCGCGTCGGCGCGCCGCATCACGGCGGTGATCCCCTATTTCGGCTATGCCCGCCAAGATCGTAAGCCGGGCCCGCGCGCGCCGATCTCGGCCAAGCTCGTCGCCAATCTGATCACCCGCGCCGGCGCCGACCGCGTGATGACGCTCGACCTGCACGCCGGGCAGATCCAGGGCTTCTTCGATATTCCGACCGACAACCTCTATGCCTCGCCGCTGATGGTGCGCGACATCAAGGAGCGCGAGCTCGAGAACGTCATGGTCGTATCGCCCGACGTCGGCGGCGTTGCGCGCGCGCGCGGCCTAGCCAAGCGCATCAACGCACCGCTCGCCATCGTCGACAAGCGCCGCGAGCGGCCCGGCGAATCCGAAGTGATGAACGTGATCGGCGAAGTCGCCGGACACACCTGCGTGCTGGTCGACGACATCGTCGATTCAGGCGGCACGCTGGTGAACGCGGCCGATGCGCTGCTCAAGCAGGGTGCCAAGGCGGTGTACGCCTATATCAGCCACGGCGTGCTGTCGGGCGGCGCGGTCGAGCGCATCGGCAAGTCGCGCCTGAAGGAGCTGGTGATCACCGACTCCATTCAGCCGACCAGCGCCGTTCTGGCGACGCCGAACATTCGCATTCTGTCGATCGCGTCGCTGATCGGCGAAGCGATCGAGCGCACGGCGTCCGAAGAGTCGGTGTCGAGCCTGTTCGACTGA
- the pgeF gene encoding peptidoglycan editing factor PgeF, with translation MIQAPTLTQLPRIRHAFFTRDGGISEGIYASLNGGVGSNDAPERVAENRARMAAALGVAPNHLITPYQIHSAEVAVADAPWTAETRPRADAVVTRKPGLAIGVSTADCGPLLFADADAGVIGAAHAGWRGAFTGVIEATLAEMEKLGADRSRIVAALGPTISRPNYEVGPEFVERFLAADVDNARFFTDSERPGHAMFDLKSYIADRMARAGVGNFTDLGLCTYAEPDRFYSYRRTTQRGEPDYGRHINAIALGE, from the coding sequence ATGATCCAAGCACCGACCCTCACCCAGCTCCCCCGCATCCGCCACGCCTTCTTCACGCGCGACGGCGGAATTTCGGAAGGCATCTATGCCTCGCTGAACGGCGGCGTCGGCTCGAACGATGCGCCCGAGAGGGTAGCCGAAAACCGCGCCCGGATGGCGGCGGCGCTCGGCGTCGCGCCGAACCATCTGATCACGCCCTACCAAATCCATTCGGCCGAGGTCGCCGTGGCCGACGCGCCGTGGACGGCCGAAACGCGGCCACGCGCAGACGCGGTCGTCACGCGCAAGCCGGGCCTCGCCATCGGCGTGTCCACCGCCGACTGCGGCCCGCTGCTGTTCGCCGACGCCGATGCCGGCGTGATCGGCGCGGCGCATGCGGGCTGGCGCGGCGCATTCACCGGGGTAATCGAAGCGACGCTGGCGGAAATGGAGAAGCTCGGCGCCGATCGGTCACGCATCGTTGCCGCGCTCGGACCGACCATCAGCCGGCCGAATTACGAAGTGGGTCCGGAATTCGTCGAGCGCTTCCTCGCCGCCGATGTCGACAACGCGCGCTTCTTCACCGACTCGGAGCGGCCGGGCCACGCGATGTTCGACCTCAAGAGCTATATCGCCGACCGCATGGCACGCGCTGGCGTCGGTAATTTCACAGATCTCGGCCTGTGCACTTACGCCGAGCCGGACCGGTTCTACAGTTACCGGCGCACCACACAGCGCGGCGAGCCCGATTACGGGCGGCACATCAACGCCATCGCCCTCGGCGAATAG
- a CDS encoding class I SAM-dependent methyltransferase has product MTDPTPLEIEIRRRIKAAGPMPVNEYMALCLSHPQYGYYTTRDPLGARGDFVTAPEISQMFGELIGLWMAATWKKMGSPENVRLIELGPGRGTLMKDALRALNVMPGLREAAVVHLVEINPILRVQQERTLQGPATPIFWHDTLEDVPPGPGIIVANEFFDALPVCQAIKTARGWHERCIDIDAEGKLAFCHAADPLPKFETILPKSVRDAPADAIFEWRDERAAMSLGRRVAKNGGAALVIDYGHAESDVGDTLQAVGRHAYADPLTSPGEIDLTAHVDFQALKRAVEAMGPAGYGPIDQGELLRRLGIETRAARLRERAQPGAAAQIDSALERLTGYGRSQMGGLFKAVAFAPRALGVPPAFD; this is encoded by the coding sequence ATGACCGACCCAACGCCGCTCGAGATCGAAATTCGCCGCCGCATCAAGGCGGCCGGTCCGATGCCGGTCAACGAGTACATGGCGCTCTGCCTCAGCCATCCTCAGTACGGCTATTACACCACGCGCGATCCGCTCGGCGCCCGCGGCGATTTCGTCACCGCGCCGGAAATCAGCCAGATGTTCGGCGAGCTGATCGGACTATGGATGGCGGCGACCTGGAAGAAGATGGGCTCGCCGGAGAACGTCCGGCTGATCGAGCTCGGGCCCGGCCGCGGCACCTTGATGAAAGATGCGCTGCGCGCGCTCAACGTCATGCCGGGTCTGCGCGAAGCCGCCGTGGTGCATCTCGTCGAAATCAATCCGATCCTGCGCGTGCAGCAGGAGCGCACGCTGCAAGGCCCCGCGACGCCGATCTTCTGGCACGACACGCTCGAGGATGTGCCGCCCGGGCCGGGCATCATCGTCGCCAACGAATTCTTCGATGCGTTGCCGGTGTGCCAGGCCATCAAGACGGCGCGCGGCTGGCACGAGCGCTGCATCGATATTGATGCGGAGGGCAAGCTGGCCTTCTGTCACGCCGCCGATCCACTGCCAAAGTTCGAGACGATCCTGCCGAAGTCCGTGCGCGACGCGCCGGCCGATGCCATTTTCGAATGGCGCGATGAGCGCGCGGCCATGAGTCTCGGACGCCGTGTGGCCAAGAACGGCGGCGCTGCCCTGGTGATCGACTACGGCCATGCCGAAAGCGACGTCGGCGACACGCTGCAGGCGGTCGGCCGGCACGCATATGCCGATCCTCTGACGTCGCCGGGCGAGATCGATCTCACCGCGCATGTCGACTTCCAGGCCCTCAAGCGCGCGGTCGAGGCGATGGGGCCTGCCGGTTATGGGCCCATCGACCAGGGCGAGCTGTTGCGCCGCCTCGGCATCGAGACACGCGCGGCGCGATTGCGCGAGCGGGCGCAGCCGGGGGCCGCCGCGCAGATCGATTCGGCGCTGGAGCGGCTGACAGGCTACGGCCGCAGCCAGATGGGCGGCCTGTTCAAGGCTGTTGCCTTTGCGCCGAGGGCCCTCGGCGTGCCGCCCGCCTTCGACTGA
- the lgt gene encoding prolipoprotein diacylglyceryl transferase: MPLLVIPYPTFDPVLIHIGPLAIRWYALAYIFGILIGWAYARVLIRSERLWGGKAPFTVVVFDDFVLWVTFGIILGGRIGYVLFYNLPFFAAHPLEIFQLWQGGMSFHGGFTGCVLAVVLFARKRGLSILSLGDLTCAVGPIGLFLGRIANFINGELWGRPADVPWAMVFPTGGPIPRHPSQLYEATLEGLVLFIALAVMIRMGALKRPGLIVGAFATLYAIARSTCEFFREPDAQLGFLWGGATMGQLLSIPLFIAGLAFIAYAMKHPARSP; the protein is encoded by the coding sequence ATGCCCTTGCTCGTAATTCCCTACCCGACCTTCGACCCGGTGCTGATCCACATCGGCCCGCTCGCGATCCGCTGGTACGCGCTCGCCTACATCTTCGGCATTCTGATCGGCTGGGCCTATGCCCGCGTGCTCATCCGCTCGGAGCGGCTGTGGGGCGGCAAGGCGCCCTTTACGGTCGTCGTGTTCGACGACTTCGTGCTGTGGGTCACGTTCGGCATTATTCTCGGTGGCCGCATCGGCTACGTGCTCTTCTACAATCTGCCGTTTTTCGCCGCCCACCCGCTGGAGATCTTTCAGCTCTGGCAGGGCGGTATGTCCTTCCACGGCGGCTTCACCGGCTGCGTGCTGGCGGTGGTGCTGTTCGCCCGCAAGCGCGGCTTGTCGATTCTGTCGCTCGGTGACCTGACCTGCGCGGTCGGGCCGATCGGGCTATTCCTTGGCCGCATCGCCAACTTCATCAACGGCGAATTGTGGGGCCGCCCCGCCGACGTGCCGTGGGCCATGGTGTTTCCGACCGGCGGACCGATCCCGCGCCACCCGAGCCAGCTCTATGAGGCGACGCTCGAGGGTCTCGTCCTGTTCATCGCCCTCGCGGTGATGATCCGCATGGGCGCGCTCAAGCGCCCCGGCCTGATCGTCGGCGCTTTCGCCACGCTTTATGCGATCGCCCGCTCGACCTGCGAGTTCTTCCGCGAACCGGATGCGCAGCTCGGCTTTCTCTGGGGCGGCGCCACCATGGGCCAGTTGTTGTCGATTCCGCTGTTCATCGCCGGACTTGCCTTTATTGCTTACGCAATGAAGCATCCGGCGCGGAGCCCCTGA